The Providencia sp. PROV188 genome includes a region encoding these proteins:
- a CDS encoding helix-turn-helix domain-containing protein encodes MTEPETFKERLLKLLKQKKMSQLKVGEQLGVSRTAVNKWTKGGMIDEDNLNKLADLLDVDKIWLKYGEYTQSQHPQSSVGGTRNINEVHLQESAEIVTWEWDLLTGELNYSDNVEAVYGIKITTNEDFWALMDPASKDKLVNGYSKIIKEGGAHEMDFKINWEGDYRWITSRAAGVKGPNGKVTKLVGISLDNTERKNNELRLRKIKCYFDVLLTHFQHLVAFTDKAGEILASNLKSQSTDIDYLALQRLLYQLAINHKTWLDDVIQTGRGQIVFQDKQITAYHHLNDEHQSFLMFELKPS; translated from the coding sequence ATGACCGAACCAGAGACTTTTAAAGAGCGCTTACTCAAGCTATTAAAACAGAAAAAAATGAGCCAGTTAAAAGTTGGGGAACAGCTTGGTGTTTCCCGTACTGCCGTCAATAAATGGACAAAAGGCGGAATGATTGACGAAGATAACCTCAATAAGCTGGCAGACTTACTCGATGTCGATAAGATTTGGCTCAAGTATGGTGAATACACGCAATCCCAACATCCCCAGTCCAGCGTAGGCGGCACACGCAATATCAATGAAGTACATTTACAAGAATCGGCGGAGATAGTCACTTGGGAATGGGATTTATTGACTGGCGAACTGAATTATTCCGATAACGTTGAAGCGGTGTATGGCATAAAAATCACCACCAACGAAGATTTCTGGGCGTTAATGGATCCGGCATCCAAAGATAAGCTGGTCAATGGTTACTCCAAAATTATTAAAGAAGGCGGTGCCCATGAAATGGATTTTAAAATCAACTGGGAAGGTGACTACCGCTGGATAACATCCAGAGCCGCGGGCGTTAAAGGACCTAACGGCAAAGTCACAAAATTAGTTGGGATCAGCTTGGATAATACTGAGCGAAAAAACAATGAGTTACGTCTACGAAAAATCAAATGCTACTTTGATGTGTTACTGACACACTTCCAACATTTGGTTGCCTTTACCGACAAAGCCGGAGAAATCCTCGCCAGCAATCTTAAAAGCCAATCAACAGATATTGATTATTTAGCCTTACAGCGCCTTCTCTATCAGTTAGCCATTAATCATAAAACGTGGCTCGACGATGTTATCCAAACAGGTCGTGGGCAAATTGTGTTTCAGGACAAGCAGATCACCGCCTATCATCATCTTAATGATGAGCATCAATCCTTCTTGATGTTTGA
- a CDS encoding patatin-like phospholipase family protein, with protein MGKHVPVTLGTIEPLAFSDEINGRKTALICEGGGQRGIFTAGVLDEFLIENFNPFDLMIGTSAGAQNLSAYICGQAGYARRVITRYTTNLNFFNPLRFIRGGNLIDLDWLIETTAKEFPLNMDAGLELLDSGREFYMGASRSDDFSAAFLQPDADSWLDIIRASSAIPGFYRTGVEFSGVRYHDGGISAAIPVEEAYRRGADTIVVIRTVPSQMYFTPEWVKRMTRWLEGDNSALQRMAAMLKVHLKSYRKTQEFIENPPDGVQIFEIYPPTPLKSSALGSKISALNQDYHVGRRCGRYFIAALAQQFASNDADFGRFSKNSNSLELMHMEDQRESLLAGKTVEAASASALQGNPAHE; from the coding sequence ATGGGAAAGCATGTTCCAGTCACTTTAGGCACGATTGAGCCACTCGCGTTTTCTGATGAAATTAACGGAAGAAAAACTGCCCTTATCTGCGAAGGTGGCGGTCAGCGTGGTATTTTTACGGCCGGTGTATTGGATGAATTTCTGATAGAAAACTTTAACCCTTTTGATTTGATGATAGGGACGTCTGCGGGCGCCCAAAATTTATCCGCTTATATTTGTGGTCAAGCAGGATATGCCCGCCGAGTTATTACTCGCTATACCACAAATCTTAATTTTTTTAACCCGCTGAGATTTATTCGTGGAGGAAACTTAATTGACCTTGATTGGTTGATTGAAACGACGGCTAAAGAGTTTCCACTTAATATGGATGCAGGGCTTGAATTATTAGATTCTGGTCGTGAATTCTATATGGGAGCCAGTCGTAGCGATGATTTTTCAGCAGCATTTTTACAGCCTGATGCGGATTCTTGGTTGGATATCATTCGTGCCTCTAGCGCCATTCCAGGATTTTATCGAACTGGCGTAGAGTTTAGCGGCGTGCGATACCACGATGGAGGAATAAGCGCAGCGATCCCTGTCGAGGAAGCTTATCGTCGTGGGGCTGATACGATAGTTGTGATCCGCACTGTACCTTCTCAAATGTACTTTACGCCTGAATGGGTAAAACGAATGACACGCTGGCTGGAAGGTGATAATTCGGCGCTGCAACGCATGGCGGCCATGTTAAAAGTTCACTTGAAGAGTTATCGAAAAACCCAGGAATTTATCGAAAATCCACCCGATGGCGTGCAGATTTTTGAAATATACCCACCAACACCACTGAAAAGCAGTGCTTTAGGCAGTAAAATTAGTGCCTTAAACCAAGATTACCATGTCGGACGACGCTGTGGGCGTTACTTTATTGCGGCATTAGCTCAACAGTTTGCGAGTAATGATGCTGATTTCGGTCGATTTTCTAAAAACTCGAATTCATTAGAGTTGATGCATATGGAAGATCAGCGAGAGTCTTTATTAGCAGGAAAAACAGTTGAGGCAGCAAGTGCTAGCGCCCTGCAAGGCAATCCTGCTCATGAGTGA
- a CDS encoding TatD family hydrolase produces MSDNIRFIDTHCHFDFPPFSEALTESLETAKQGGITDIIIPAVSQDNFQRIWNLAHEYSQLHAAMGFHPLYLSQFQESHFEKLTDFLMRKSQKCVAVGEIGLDLYMEDPQFERQQILLQRQLKLAKQFDLPVILHSRKTHDQLVAMLRRYEVPARGVVHGFAGSLSQAESFVKLGYYIGVGGTITYERANKTRQVMAQLPLSCLVFETDAPDMPVSGFQGEPNRPERIQWVFQSLCELRHESPDEIAQQLYNNSRTLFNLI; encoded by the coding sequence ATGAGTGATAATATTCGATTTATTGACACCCACTGTCATTTTGATTTTCCCCCGTTCAGTGAGGCACTTACAGAAAGTCTAGAAACCGCGAAGCAAGGTGGAATTACGGATATTATTATTCCTGCGGTTAGTCAGGATAACTTTCAACGCATATGGAATTTAGCGCATGAGTATTCTCAACTCCATGCAGCAATGGGATTTCATCCTCTATATTTAAGTCAGTTTCAAGAATCACATTTTGAAAAACTGACGGATTTTCTGATGCGTAAAAGCCAGAAGTGCGTGGCGGTAGGAGAGATTGGGCTTGATCTCTATATGGAAGATCCTCAATTTGAAAGGCAGCAAATATTACTTCAACGCCAGTTGAAGCTAGCTAAGCAGTTTGACTTACCCGTTATTCTGCATTCACGAAAAACCCATGACCAGTTGGTTGCGATGTTACGTCGCTATGAAGTCCCCGCACGTGGTGTAGTGCATGGTTTTGCTGGCAGCCTTTCTCAAGCCGAAAGTTTTGTGAAACTGGGGTATTACATTGGTGTTGGCGGGACAATCACTTATGAGCGCGCGAATAAAACCCGCCAAGTTATGGCTCAACTCCCGCTAAGTTGTCTTGTGTTTGAAACCGATGCACCGGATATGCCTGTATCCGGTTTTCAAGGTGAGCCTAATCGGCCTGAGCGTATTCAATGGGTATTTCAATCTTTGTGTGAGCTGCGCCACGAATCTCCGGATGAAATAGCACAACAACTTTACAACAATAGCCGGACGTTATTTAATCTAATTTAG
- a CDS encoding tartrate dehydrogenase: MAQFNIAVIPGDGIGTEVIPEGLRVLEAAAQKHGVKLNFTHFDWSCETYHRTGRMMPEDGLEQLKKFDAIFLGAVGFPGVPDHISLWGLLLPIRRAFNQYVNLRPVRLFEGIKCPLADKKPGDIDFYVVRENVEGEYSAIGGIQYEGTEDEMVSQQSIFTRKGTDRILKYAFELARSRDKKHLSSATKSNGLFHSMPYWDSRVAEMAKQYPDVKVDQFHIDIFAANLVRMPEFYDVIVGSNLFGDILSDLGPACTGTIAIAPSANINPEKQFPSMFEPVHGSAPDIAGKNIANPIGTIWAAAMMMQHLGCQEMHDTIMSAVETAIRERRHLTRDMGGNSSTQELGLEIAQLVAASM; the protein is encoded by the coding sequence ATGGCACAATTCAATATAGCAGTCATTCCGGGTGATGGAATTGGAACGGAAGTGATCCCTGAAGGATTACGTGTTTTAGAGGCAGCGGCGCAGAAGCATGGTGTAAAACTTAACTTTACACACTTTGATTGGTCGTGTGAAACCTATCATCGTACAGGACGCATGATGCCGGAAGATGGCTTAGAGCAACTGAAAAAATTTGATGCTATTTTCCTTGGTGCCGTTGGGTTTCCGGGGGTTCCTGACCACATTTCCTTATGGGGCTTATTACTACCAATCCGCCGTGCGTTTAATCAATATGTGAATCTGCGCCCAGTTCGTTTATTTGAGGGGATTAAATGCCCATTAGCGGATAAAAAACCAGGGGATATTGATTTTTATGTAGTGCGTGAAAACGTAGAGGGCGAATATTCTGCAATTGGCGGGATTCAGTATGAAGGGACGGAAGATGAAATGGTGTCCCAGCAAAGTATTTTTACCCGCAAAGGGACTGACCGAATTTTAAAATATGCTTTCGAACTTGCCCGTTCTCGGGATAAAAAACATTTAAGTTCAGCCACGAAATCCAATGGATTATTCCACTCCATGCCGTATTGGGATAGCCGTGTGGCTGAAATGGCAAAACAGTATCCAGATGTGAAAGTCGATCAATTCCACATTGATATTTTTGCGGCTAACTTAGTGAGAATGCCGGAATTTTATGATGTGATTGTGGGATCAAACTTATTTGGGGATATTTTGTCGGATCTTGGTCCTGCGTGTACGGGGACGATTGCCATTGCACCGTCAGCGAATATCAACCCTGAAAAACAGTTTCCATCGATGTTTGAACCGGTACACGGTTCTGCGCCAGATATTGCTGGGAAAAATATTGCCAACCCAATTGGGACTATCTGGGCGGCAGCGATGATGATGCAGCATCTCGGTTGTCAAGAAATGCACGATACGATCATGTCAGCGGTTGAAACGGCGATTCGTGAACGTCGTCACTTGACTCGCGATATGGGAGGAAATTCCAGCACACAAGAATTAGGACTAGAAATTGCTCAGTTAGTGGCAGCGTCGATGTAA
- the deoC gene encoding deoxyribose-phosphate aldolase: MTDLKAAAQRALTLMDLTTLNDDDTDAKVIALCHQAKSPAGHTAAICIYPRFIPIARKTLREQGTPDIRIATVTNFPHGNDDIEIALAETKAAIAYGADEVDVVFPYRALMAGNEKIGFDLVKACKDACAAANVLLKVIIETGELKDAALIRKASEISINAGADFIKTSTGKVPVNATLESAEIMMQVIHDMGVAKSVGFKPAGGVRTAEEAAQYLALASKILGDNWADARHFRFGASSLLANLLNTLGFDVKKSSSSY, encoded by the coding sequence ATGACTGATTTAAAAGCAGCAGCGCAACGCGCACTGACCCTGATGGATTTAACCACGTTAAATGACGACGACACTGACGCAAAAGTGATCGCCTTATGTCACCAGGCAAAAAGCCCAGCAGGTCACACCGCTGCTATCTGTATTTATCCTCGTTTTATTCCTATCGCACGTAAAACTTTACGTGAGCAAGGAACGCCAGATATCCGCATTGCAACCGTCACCAACTTCCCACATGGTAATGATGATATTGAGATTGCTTTAGCAGAAACTAAAGCTGCCATTGCTTATGGTGCGGATGAAGTTGACGTTGTATTCCCATACCGTGCACTGATGGCTGGTAATGAAAAAATCGGTTTCGATTTAGTGAAAGCATGTAAGGATGCTTGTGCGGCTGCAAATGTATTACTTAAAGTGATCATTGAAACTGGCGAACTAAAAGATGCCGCTTTAATCCGTAAAGCGTCTGAAATTTCAATTAATGCAGGTGCTGATTTTATTAAGACATCTACAGGTAAAGTGCCTGTGAATGCCACTTTAGAAAGCGCAGAAATCATGATGCAAGTCATTCATGATATGGGCGTTGCGAAAAGTGTTGGTTTCAAACCTGCTGGCGGCGTTCGTACCGCTGAAGAAGCAGCACAATATTTAGCCTTAGCAAGCAAAATCTTAGGCGATAACTGGGCTGATGCTCGCCATTTCCGTTTCGGCGCATCTAGCTTATTAGCGAATTTATTAAATACGCTGGGATTTGACGTTAAAAAATCTTCCAGCAGCTATTAA
- a CDS encoding NupC/NupG family nucleoside CNT transporter, translated as MQLILSIVGMAVLIAIAVLFSSNRRAIRLRTVGGAFLIQVAIGAFVLYSPAGRSVLQGMSDGVSKVIGYGQDGMSFIFGGLVSDKMFELFGGGGFIFAFRVLPIIVFFSSLIAVLYYLGIMQLVIKILGGGLQKVLGTSRTESLSATANIFVGQTEAPLVVRPYISTMTNSELFAIMCGGLASVAGSVLAGYAQMGVPMEYLIAASFMAAPGGLLFAKLMVPETEVAKDDVDAKDLVAEEDRPANIIDAAASGAASGMQLALNVGAMLLAFIALIALINGILSGVGGWFDYPQLSLELLLGWVFAPIAYLIGVPWSEATIAGSFIGQKVVVNEFVAFMNFGEYMKADADVIAAGKQVLSDHTKAIISFALCGFANLSSVAILLGGLGGMAPNRRSDVARLGMKAVMAGTLSNLMSATIAGFFLTLAAMTAM; from the coding sequence ATGCAACTCATTTTGAGTATTGTTGGGATGGCGGTGCTTATTGCGATAGCCGTTCTCTTCTCCAGCAATCGTCGCGCAATTAGACTTCGTACAGTCGGCGGTGCTTTTTTAATCCAAGTCGCTATCGGCGCATTCGTTCTTTACTCCCCAGCGGGACGTAGCGTTTTACAAGGCATGTCCGACGGTGTTTCTAAAGTTATCGGTTACGGTCAAGATGGGATGAGCTTCATCTTTGGTGGTCTAGTTTCCGACAAAATGTTTGAATTATTTGGCGGCGGCGGCTTTATCTTTGCTTTCCGTGTATTGCCGATCATCGTCTTCTTCTCATCTCTGATTGCAGTCCTGTATTATCTCGGCATCATGCAACTGGTCATCAAAATTCTAGGTGGTGGTCTGCAAAAGGTACTGGGAACGTCAAGAACCGAATCACTGTCTGCAACCGCGAATATTTTCGTCGGTCAAACTGAAGCGCCTCTGGTTGTTCGTCCCTATATTTCTACCATGACTAACTCTGAGCTGTTTGCCATCATGTGTGGTGGTTTAGCGTCTGTAGCGGGTTCAGTATTAGCGGGTTATGCGCAAATGGGTGTTCCAATGGAATATCTGATTGCGGCATCCTTCATGGCGGCACCGGGTGGATTACTGTTTGCTAAGTTAATGGTTCCTGAAACTGAAGTTGCTAAAGATGATGTGGATGCTAAAGATTTAGTGGCAGAAGAAGATCGCCCAGCGAACATCATCGATGCAGCCGCATCTGGTGCAGCATCCGGTATGCAACTGGCTCTGAACGTGGGGGCAATGTTACTGGCGTTCATCGCATTAATTGCATTAATTAACGGTATTTTAAGTGGCGTGGGTGGCTGGTTTGACTATCCGCAATTATCCCTCGAATTATTACTAGGTTGGGTATTTGCCCCAATCGCATACCTGATTGGTGTGCCGTGGAGCGAAGCGACAATTGCCGGTTCTTTCATCGGGCAAAAAGTGGTTGTAAACGAATTCGTTGCTTTCATGAACTTCGGCGAATATATGAAAGCAGATGCGGATGTGATTGCGGCGGGCAAACAAGTTCTGTCTGATCACACTAAAGCGATTATTTCCTTCGCGCTGTGTGGTTTTGCGAACTTATCTTCTGTGGCAATTTTGCTGGGCGGCTTAGGTGGAATGGCACCAAATCGCCGTAGTGATGTGGCTCGTTTAGGTATGAAAGCTGTTATGGCGGGTACACTCTCTAACTTAATGAGTGCAACGATTGCTGGCTTCTTCTTAACATTAGCTGCAATGACCGCAATGTAA
- the deoA gene encoding thymidine phosphorylase → MFLAQEIIRKKRDGKPLSEEEIRFFINGVRDNTVSEGQIAALAMTIYFNDMTTPERVALTLAMRDSGTVLNWKSLNLNGPLVDKHSTGGVGDVTSLMLGPMVAACGGYVPMISGRGLGHTGGTLDKLEAIPGFDIFPDDERFRDIIKNVGVAIIGQTNSLAPADKRFYATRDITATVDSIPLITASILGKKLAEGLDALVMDVKVGSGAFMPTYEKSEQLAESIVQVANGAGCNTTALLTDMNEVLASSAGNAVEVREAVQFLTGEYRNPRLFEVTMALCVEMLVSGKLASDRDDARQKLQAVLDNGKAAEVFGRMVAAQKGPKDFVENYSKYLPTAVLSKAVYAPQAGIITQMDTRALGMSVVTLGGGRRKASDSIDYSVGLSDIAALGSKVDTQTPLAIIHANSEKSWEEAAKEVRAAMIIGDKAPEATPMVYRQISE, encoded by the coding sequence GTGTTTCTCGCTCAAGAAATTATTCGTAAAAAACGTGACGGCAAACCATTAAGCGAAGAAGAGATCCGCTTCTTCATCAATGGTGTGCGTGATAACACGGTTTCTGAAGGTCAGATTGCAGCCCTAGCAATGACCATCTATTTCAATGATATGACAACCCCTGAGCGTGTAGCTCTAACGCTAGCGATGCGTGATTCAGGTACCGTATTAAATTGGAAATCACTGAATCTTAATGGCCCACTCGTGGATAAACACTCCACCGGTGGCGTGGGTGACGTGACTTCACTCATGTTGGGACCTATGGTTGCTGCATGTGGTGGTTATGTTCCGATGATTTCCGGTCGCGGCTTAGGTCACACCGGTGGAACCCTTGATAAGCTCGAAGCTATCCCTGGGTTTGATATCTTCCCTGACGATGAGCGTTTCCGCGACATTATCAAAAATGTGGGCGTAGCGATTATTGGTCAAACCAACTCACTAGCGCCCGCTGACAAGCGTTTCTATGCGACTCGCGATATCACGGCGACTGTGGATTCTATTCCGCTTATCACCGCGTCTATCTTAGGTAAAAAATTAGCCGAAGGGTTAGATGCGTTAGTGATGGACGTTAAAGTGGGTTCTGGTGCATTTATGCCAACCTACGAAAAATCAGAGCAACTGGCTGAATCTATCGTGCAAGTCGCCAATGGAGCAGGCTGCAATACCACCGCATTATTAACTGACATGAACGAGGTACTGGCATCTAGCGCCGGTAATGCCGTTGAAGTCCGCGAAGCCGTGCAATTCTTGACGGGCGAATACCGTAACCCACGTTTGTTCGAAGTCACCATGGCGCTGTGTGTGGAGATGCTTGTTTCAGGTAAATTGGCATCGGATCGTGACGATGCGCGTCAGAAATTACAAGCGGTGCTGGATAACGGTAAAGCGGCTGAAGTGTTTGGGCGTATGGTCGCAGCACAAAAAGGGCCAAAAGATTTTGTTGAGAATTACAGCAAATATCTGCCAACAGCTGTCCTCAGTAAAGCCGTTTACGCGCCTCAAGCGGGCATTATCACACAAATGGACACACGAGCACTGGGTATGTCTGTGGTAACGTTAGGGGGTGGTCGTCGTAAAGCTTCAGATTCTATCGATTACAGCGTTGGTTTAAGTGATATCGCAGCATTAGGTAGCAAAGTTGATACCCAAACTCCACTTGCGATCATTCATGCCAATAGCGAAAAATCATGGGAAGAGGCGGCGAAAGAAGTTCGCGCTGCTATGATTATTGGGGATAAAGCCCCAGAAGCGACACCAATGGTCTATCGTCAAATTAGTGAATAA
- a CDS encoding Hok/Gef family protein — protein sequence MTVCATVLCLSLLLRDRLCSVNVVSGNTMVQATLLCVE from the coding sequence ATGACCGTGTGCGCCACGGTATTGTGCCTTTCACTGCTGCTGCGGGACCGACTTTGTTCGGTTAACGTAGTGAGTGGAAACACAATGGTTCAAGCTACTCTGTTATGCGTTGAGTAG
- a CDS encoding BON domain-containing protein: protein MKKIAVLRSLGVIGLSWALFACSSSSDSALKKQASETWDSAAKTVEMAGKDTGNAISSGVKSTDTYIDDSSITADIKSKLLGTSGLPSNSVSVKTVQGVVYLSGFLKSSEQINQVVQIASTAKGVKSVQNGLVLTNK from the coding sequence ATGAAAAAGATCGCCGTTTTACGTTCTTTAGGTGTCATTGGATTGAGCTGGGCACTTTTTGCTTGTAGCTCATCATCTGATAGTGCCTTGAAAAAACAAGCTTCAGAAACTTGGGACAGCGCAGCTAAAACTGTTGAAATGGCAGGAAAAGATACAGGTAATGCCATCTCTAGTGGTGTGAAAAGCACCGATACCTATATTGATGATTCGTCCATTACTGCGGATATTAAAAGCAAACTCTTAGGTACCAGTGGGCTCCCAAGTAATAGTGTGTCGGTGAAAACTGTTCAGGGTGTGGTTTACCTCTCTGGTTTTCTCAAATCTAGCGAGCAGATAAATCAAGTTGTACAGATTGCATCGACCGCGAAAGGGGTAAAATCAGTACAGAATGGTTTAGTTTTGACGAACAAGTAA
- a CDS encoding LysR substrate-binding domain-containing protein: MNKLPLLEDIRVFVTAARLMSFSQAAEQLLVSPAYISKRIKLLEENLGQTLFFRNARAIQLTPEGKIVLRSSERLLEELERMQGELQACREEISGELRISCSTGFGSTYLNPFILALRADYPLLGIDLTLTDRSVDIISENIDLDICIGGTISDQFIARRLARNSRVLCASPAYIQKYGQPSLPQELEQKHLCIAIKERNQAPAIWKLEHQQESMTITPNSKLMVNNGEVAKQWCLSGEGILLRSLWSVLPELQSGKLVRVLPQWHQGADVFAVYSRSLRNSASLRVFIENLEKYLATHLPPIFGDEYNQLDAH; the protein is encoded by the coding sequence ATGAACAAGCTACCTTTGCTTGAAGATATCCGTGTATTTGTCACCGCCGCCCGATTGATGAGCTTCTCTCAAGCGGCAGAGCAACTATTGGTATCTCCAGCCTATATATCGAAACGCATTAAATTACTGGAAGAAAACTTAGGGCAAACGCTGTTTTTCCGTAATGCTCGCGCCATTCAATTGACCCCGGAAGGGAAAATTGTTCTGCGTAGTAGTGAGCGGTTGCTGGAAGAATTGGAACGTATGCAGGGAGAATTACAAGCTTGCCGCGAGGAGATCAGCGGAGAGCTGCGTATCAGTTGCAGTACAGGCTTTGGTAGCACCTATCTGAATCCCTTTATTCTGGCATTACGTGCTGATTACCCTCTTTTAGGTATTGATCTGACGTTAACGGATCGATCTGTCGATATCATCAGTGAGAACATCGATCTTGATATCTGCATTGGCGGCACCATTTCGGATCAATTTATTGCACGCCGGTTAGCCCGCAATAGCCGAGTACTTTGTGCCTCACCTGCGTATATTCAAAAATATGGACAGCCTTCTTTGCCCCAAGAGCTAGAGCAGAAACATTTGTGCATTGCCATCAAAGAGCGCAATCAAGCTCCCGCAATCTGGAAACTAGAGCACCAACAAGAAAGCATGACCATCACACCGAATAGTAAATTAATGGTCAATAACGGTGAAGTCGCCAAACAGTGGTGTCTCAGCGGTGAAGGAATTTTATTACGTTCACTTTGGAGTGTACTTCCTGAACTTCAGTCAGGAAAATTAGTGCGCGTTCTACCACAATGGCATCAAGGTGCTGACGTTTTTGCTGTCTATTCACGTAGTTTACGTAATAGTGCTAGTCTTAGAGTTTTCATTGAAAATCTTGAAAAGTATCTCGCCACCCATTTACCACCCATCTTTGGGGATGAATATAACCAATTGGATGCCCATTAA
- the prfC gene encoding peptide chain release factor 3 encodes MTDQNFLHEVSTRRTFAIISHPDAGKTTITEKVLLFGHAIQRAGTVKGRGSNQHAKSDWMEMEKQRGISITTSVMQFPYNDCLVNLLDTPGHEDFSEDTYRTLTAVDCCLMVIDSGKGVEDRTRKLMEVTRLRDTPILTFMNKLDRDIRDPMELLDEVENELKIACCPITWPIGCGKLFKGVYHLLRDETILYQTGQGHTIQEVRIVKGLNNPELDAAVGDELASQLREELELVQGASHEFDHDAFLAGELTPVFFGTALGNFGVDHMLDGLVEWAPAPQARKTDVREVEATEEKFTGFVFKIQANMDPKHRDRVAFMRIVSGTYEKGMKLRQVRIKKDVVISDALTFMAGDRSQVENAYAGDIIGLHNHGTIQIGDTFTQGEELKFTGIPNFAPELFRRIRLRDPLKQKQLLKGLVQLSEEGAVQVFRPLINNDLIVGAVGVLQFDVVVSRLKSEYNVEAIYEAVNVSTARWVECDDVKKFEEFKRKNEQNLALDGGDNLSYIAPTMVNLNLTSERYPEVRFRKTREH; translated from the coding sequence ATGACAGATCAGAATTTTCTCCATGAAGTTAGCACCCGTAGAACGTTTGCTATCATTTCTCACCCCGATGCAGGTAAAACCACGATCACTGAAAAAGTATTACTTTTCGGACACGCAATTCAACGCGCGGGAACAGTAAAAGGTCGCGGTTCTAACCAGCATGCCAAATCAGACTGGATGGAAATGGAAAAGCAGCGTGGTATCTCAATCACCACCTCTGTGATGCAATTTCCCTATAATGATTGTTTAGTGAACCTATTAGATACCCCAGGACACGAAGACTTCTCGGAAGATACTTATCGTACACTAACCGCCGTTGACTGTTGCTTAATGGTTATCGACTCCGGTAAAGGGGTTGAAGATCGTACTCGTAAGCTGATGGAAGTTACCCGCCTGCGCGATACACCGATTTTGACCTTTATGAACAAATTGGACCGTGATATTCGCGATCCAATGGAGCTATTAGATGAAGTGGAAAATGAGCTGAAAATTGCTTGTTGCCCAATCACATGGCCGATTGGCTGCGGTAAATTATTCAAAGGTGTTTACCACTTACTGCGTGACGAGACCATTTTGTATCAAACAGGCCAAGGTCACACAATTCAAGAAGTTCGCATCGTTAAAGGGTTAAATAACCCTGAATTAGACGCGGCTGTTGGTGATGAATTAGCTTCTCAACTTCGCGAAGAGCTGGAGTTAGTTCAAGGGGCTTCCCATGAATTTGACCACGATGCATTCTTAGCGGGTGAGTTGACTCCTGTATTCTTTGGTACTGCCTTAGGTAACTTCGGTGTGGATCATATGCTTGATGGTCTCGTTGAGTGGGCTCCTGCACCTCAGGCACGTAAAACTGATGTGCGTGAAGTTGAAGCCACAGAAGAAAAATTCACTGGGTTTGTATTCAAAATTCAGGCGAATATGGATCCAAAACACCGTGACCGTGTCGCCTTTATGCGTATCGTCTCGGGTACCTATGAAAAAGGGATGAAGCTGCGCCAAGTTCGCATTAAGAAAGACGTGGTGATTTCTGATGCACTGACCTTTATGGCGGGTGACCGTTCTCAAGTTGAGAATGCTTATGCAGGGGATATCATCGGTCTGCATAACCACGGAACTATCCAAATTGGGGATACTTTTACCCAAGGTGAAGAGCTGAAATTTACAGGGATCCCGAACTTTGCACCTGAATTATTCCGTCGTATTCGTCTGCGTGATCCGCTGAAGCAGAAGCAGCTACTGAAAGGTTTGGTTCAGTTATCCGAAGAGGGGGCTGTGCAGGTTTTCCGTCCATTAATCAATAATGATTTGATTGTGGGCGCGGTAGGGGTGCTCCAGTTCGACGTGGTGGTTTCTCGCTTGAAGAGCGAATATAACGTTGAAGCGATTTATGAAGCGGTTAACGTCTCTACTGCTCGCTGGGTTGAGTGCGATGATGTGAAGAAGTTCGAAGAATTTAAGCGCAAAAATGAGCAAAACTTAGCCTTAGATGGTGGTGATAACTTATCGTATATTGCACCGACAATGGTTAATTTGAACTTAACCAGTGAACGTTATCCTGAAGTGAGATTCCGCAAAACACGCGAACACTAA